A stretch of the Panicum virgatum strain AP13 chromosome 9N, P.virgatum_v5, whole genome shotgun sequence genome encodes the following:
- the LOC120691293 gene encoding protein NRT1/ PTR FAMILY 8.3-like isoform X2, whose translation MESSPEGERRQSLLVRATEPEDVAEYTGDGSVDFRGSPILKRNTGNWRACSLILGTEVCERLAYYGISKSLVTYLSTRLHEGNVSAARNFTTWQGTCYLTPLIGATLADSYWGKYRTIAVFSTIYFLGMAALTLSASVPSFMPPQCIGSICPQPTLPQYLVYFVGLYMIALGAGGIKPCVSSFGADQFDDTDPVEKTKKGSEIYRFQIPGGSPLTRACQVIVAATRKRKADSPVDSSLLYELDGKSSDIEGNRKLEHSFEFSFLDKAAVILWNERDGSNDPWRLCTVTQIEELKILLRMFPIWATGIVFFTVCAQNSSMFIEQGMALNNRIGSFKIPPATLSSLDVISVVVWVPIYERLVVPIARRFTGKERGFSELQRMGIGLFVSTIAVAVAALAEIKRLQVARAEDLVHQKVPVPMSILWQAPQYLLVGVGEVFTSIGQAEFFYNQSPDSMRSLCSAFALVTVSLGSYLSSFILTLVSYFTTRNGQLGWIPDNLNEGHLDRFFWLITGLSSLNLLVFLYYAQQYKCKRASVA comes from the exons ATGGAGTCGTCGCCGGAGGGGGAGCGGCGGCAGAGCCTGCTGGTGCGCGCGACGGAGCCGGAG GATGTTGCTGAGTACACAGGTGATGGGTCAGTTGACTTTAGAGGTTCTCCTATTTTAAAACGTAACACAGGGAACTGGAGAGCGTGTTCATTGATTCTTG GAACTGAAGTATGTGAACGTTTGGCCTACTATGGCATCTCAAAAAGTCTGGTCACTTACCTTTCAACAAGACTACATGAAGGAAATGTCTCTGCAGCAAGGAACTTCACAACCTGGCAAGGAACTTGTTATCTCACACCACTTATTGGAGCAACATTAGCAGATTCGTACTGGGGAAAGTACAGGACTATTGCTGTTTTCTCCACTATTTACTTTCTT GGGATGGCAGCATTGACACTTTCCGCATCAGTTCCTTCTTTCATGCCCCCTCAATGTATCGGATCTATTTGTCCACAACCGACCTTACCTCAGTATCTTGTATACTTTGTTGGACTATACATGATTGCTTTGGGAGCTGGAGGTATTAAGCCATGTGTCTCATCCTTTGGTGCTGACCAATTTGATGATACTGATCCAGTTgagaaaacaaagaaag GCTCAGAGATATATAGATTTCAGATACCAGGAGGAAGCCCACTTACAAGAGCGTGCCAGGTAATTGTGGCAGCCACTCGCAAGCGAAAAGCGGATTCGCCTGTTGATAGCTCTCTTCTCTATGAGCTTGATGGTAAGAGTTCAGATATCGAGGGGAATCGTAAGCTGGAGCATAGTTTTGAATTCAG TTTCCTTGACAAAGCTGCGGTCATTCTGTGGAATGAACGTGATGGTTCTAATGATCCATGGAGACTTTGCACAGTCACACAAATTGAAGAGCTTAAAATATTGCTGAGGATGTTTCCAATCTGGGCAACAGGCATTGTGTTCTTCACCGTGTGTGCTCAAAACTCATCAATGTTCATAGAACAGGGGATGGCCCTCAATAACCGAATTGGTTCTTTCAAGATTCCACCAGCCACTCTGTCATCCTTAGATGTTATCAGTGTTGTTGTTTGGGTTCCAATTTATGAGAGATTAGTTGTGCCCATAGCCAGGCGATTCACTGGAAAAGAGAGAGGTTTCTCAGAGCTTCAACGAATGGGAATCGGTTTATTTGTGTCTACAATCGCAGTGGCAGTTGCAGCACTAGCTGAGATCAAGCGTCTGCAGGTCGCAAGGGCAGAGGATCTGGTCCATCAAAAGGTGCCTGTTCCTATGAGCATCCTTTGGCAGGCACCTCAGTACTTGCTGGTCGGTGTGGGGGAGGTGTTCACATCAATTGGTCAAGCTGAATTTTTCTACAATCAGTCACCAGACTCCATGAGAAGCCTATGCTCAGCTTTTGCTCTTGTTACTGTGTCACTCGGTAGTTATCTCAGCTCATTCATCTTGACCCTGGTGTCATATTTCACGACTCGAAATGGGCAGTTGGGGTGGATTCCTGATAACTTAAACGAAGGCCATCTTGACCGTTTTTTCTGGCTGATAACCGGCCTAAGCTCTCTTAATCTCCTAGTTTTCCTATATTATGCCCAACAATACAAGTGCAAGAGAGCCTCTGTTGCTTAA
- the LOC120691293 gene encoding protein NRT1/ PTR FAMILY 8.3-like isoform X1, producing MESSPEGERRQSLLVRATEPEDVAEYTGDGSVDFRGSPILKRNTGNWRACSLILGTEVCERLAYYGISKSLVTYLSTRLHEGNVSAARNFTTWQGTCYLTPLIGATLADSYWGKYRTIAVFSTIYFLGMAALTLSASVPSFMPPQCIGSICPQPTLPQYLVYFVGLYMIALGAGGIKPCVSSFGADQFDDTDPVEKTKKGAFFNWFYFCINIGSLISGTVLIWVQENYGYGIGFGIPTFFIALAIGSFFIGSEIYRFQIPGGSPLTRACQVIVAATRKRKADSPVDSSLLYELDGKSSDIEGNRKLEHSFEFSFLDKAAVILWNERDGSNDPWRLCTVTQIEELKILLRMFPIWATGIVFFTVCAQNSSMFIEQGMALNNRIGSFKIPPATLSSLDVISVVVWVPIYERLVVPIARRFTGKERGFSELQRMGIGLFVSTIAVAVAALAEIKRLQVARAEDLVHQKVPVPMSILWQAPQYLLVGVGEVFTSIGQAEFFYNQSPDSMRSLCSAFALVTVSLGSYLSSFILTLVSYFTTRNGQLGWIPDNLNEGHLDRFFWLITGLSSLNLLVFLYYAQQYKCKRASVA from the exons ATGGAGTCGTCGCCGGAGGGGGAGCGGCGGCAGAGCCTGCTGGTGCGCGCGACGGAGCCGGAG GATGTTGCTGAGTACACAGGTGATGGGTCAGTTGACTTTAGAGGTTCTCCTATTTTAAAACGTAACACAGGGAACTGGAGAGCGTGTTCATTGATTCTTG GAACTGAAGTATGTGAACGTTTGGCCTACTATGGCATCTCAAAAAGTCTGGTCACTTACCTTTCAACAAGACTACATGAAGGAAATGTCTCTGCAGCAAGGAACTTCACAACCTGGCAAGGAACTTGTTATCTCACACCACTTATTGGAGCAACATTAGCAGATTCGTACTGGGGAAAGTACAGGACTATTGCTGTTTTCTCCACTATTTACTTTCTT GGGATGGCAGCATTGACACTTTCCGCATCAGTTCCTTCTTTCATGCCCCCTCAATGTATCGGATCTATTTGTCCACAACCGACCTTACCTCAGTATCTTGTATACTTTGTTGGACTATACATGATTGCTTTGGGAGCTGGAGGTATTAAGCCATGTGTCTCATCCTTTGGTGCTGACCAATTTGATGATACTGATCCAGTTgagaaaacaaagaaaggcGCTTTCTTCAATTGGTTTTATTTCTGCATAAATATTGGCTCTTTGATCTCTGGCACTGTTCTTATCTGGGTACAAGAGAATTATGGATATGGCATTGGATTTGGCATCCCTACTTTTTTCATTGCCTTAGCTATTGGAAGCTTTTTTATAGGCTCAGAGATATATAGATTTCAGATACCAGGAGGAAGCCCACTTACAAGAGCGTGCCAGGTAATTGTGGCAGCCACTCGCAAGCGAAAAGCGGATTCGCCTGTTGATAGCTCTCTTCTCTATGAGCTTGATGGTAAGAGTTCAGATATCGAGGGGAATCGTAAGCTGGAGCATAGTTTTGAATTCAG TTTCCTTGACAAAGCTGCGGTCATTCTGTGGAATGAACGTGATGGTTCTAATGATCCATGGAGACTTTGCACAGTCACACAAATTGAAGAGCTTAAAATATTGCTGAGGATGTTTCCAATCTGGGCAACAGGCATTGTGTTCTTCACCGTGTGTGCTCAAAACTCATCAATGTTCATAGAACAGGGGATGGCCCTCAATAACCGAATTGGTTCTTTCAAGATTCCACCAGCCACTCTGTCATCCTTAGATGTTATCAGTGTTGTTGTTTGGGTTCCAATTTATGAGAGATTAGTTGTGCCCATAGCCAGGCGATTCACTGGAAAAGAGAGAGGTTTCTCAGAGCTTCAACGAATGGGAATCGGTTTATTTGTGTCTACAATCGCAGTGGCAGTTGCAGCACTAGCTGAGATCAAGCGTCTGCAGGTCGCAAGGGCAGAGGATCTGGTCCATCAAAAGGTGCCTGTTCCTATGAGCATCCTTTGGCAGGCACCTCAGTACTTGCTGGTCGGTGTGGGGGAGGTGTTCACATCAATTGGTCAAGCTGAATTTTTCTACAATCAGTCACCAGACTCCATGAGAAGCCTATGCTCAGCTTTTGCTCTTGTTACTGTGTCACTCGGTAGTTATCTCAGCTCATTCATCTTGACCCTGGTGTCATATTTCACGACTCGAAATGGGCAGTTGGGGTGGATTCCTGATAACTTAAACGAAGGCCATCTTGACCGTTTTTTCTGGCTGATAACCGGCCTAAGCTCTCTTAATCTCCTAGTTTTCCTATATTATGCCCAACAATACAAGTGCAAGAGAGCCTCTGTTGCTTAA